In Coffea arabica cultivar ET-39 chromosome 9e, Coffea Arabica ET-39 HiFi, whole genome shotgun sequence, the genomic window GTGGTGAGCACAGAGCGAACTATTCTTTCGCCTTTTACTAAAGAATACCGTGTGCTCGCCACAAAAAGCAGCATACGCCAATTTTTGGAGGGTGCTTTTGCTAAAAGGGCCCCTACAGGTTTAAGTTTAAATATTATAACAAATAAATTTGGAACttttttgtttgcatctgtttcttattttcaataGTTAAATATAATCAATTATATGtatctctttttgtttttgtcctaTTGTATGTGTTAATTGTGGTAGTCATCAAAAGTTTTCCAATATAATGACATGTATGTGTTAGCTAAATCTAAATTAATCGGAGCATAAAACTACTCAAAAAGTAATAGGATCACAATACTATAGCCTAGGGTTTTTATGTGTAATTATAAGCTTTAGTTGGTTTTTATGTGTAAATAATTAGTTGCTAGATTATATATGCATTTCATTGTGACACGCATATAggtttaaagaaataaataaattacaacTAGAAGTTAAACTATTATGATAGGCATACAAAAGGGCATGAGAAGGAAAGAGAAAGGAAATAGTGACGAGACAaaaaggcaaaaagaaaaaaaaaatggaaaaagaaagaaagtagtataaaggaaaaaaaagtagaaTTTCGTACAAGGACAATTGGCCATTCGCTACCAATTGAAGATTGCCGGAGGAGGTTGTTGTATAAACTTAGTTGTCTTGTAAAGTCACATCCATTTGGCAAAAAAAATGAGAACTATAACATCTTGATTTTAGGAAAGCTGATCTACTCCTGCATTAGATTGCCTTAAAAAAggaaaggggaaaagaaaaaaccattCATGCTTGAAAGATGCTACTTATAAATTTAGACAGGAGCTTTACTGGGGAAATACATTTCCtctctttaatttttccaacCCTTTACTGTTAAGCAAAAGTGGTCTGCATATGGCTGAGCCTTGGGAGGCTAACATTTTGGGGGTCCCAAggtttttctggttttatgtCAAGGGTAGTTCTAGACTTCTAGTGCTCTACCATCATGCTGAGCATTATTTTGTAAGTTTTGTTGTATTTAGTAGTTCTTTTGGTTGAGAATTTAGTGCTGAAATTTTGGTAGGAGCTTTCTGACTTGGGATTGCTTAGCTTCTACTTTTGGTTgaaccaaaattttttcttcattttgactCAAGAAACATTATGATGTGATTCTAGAGGTCCAACACATCTTAGTTTAATGGATGATGACTTAAAATTGTTAACTGCATTCAACATAAATTGTTGGAGTAGTTAAGCTTTCATTTTCCATAGTCTTGGCATGTCaaccccaacaaaaaaaaaaaagaaagaaaaagaaaaagaaaaaagccttGGCATGTCAACCATATCAATATCTGAAAAATGGAATCTGATAATCTTCATGAGAACCTTCTGAATACTGATTGGATCTTTTACCTAGGGATGGTATATTTTTCATCTGGAATCTTATGTTATAGAATAAAGATATGAACGTCATCACGTAGTAGGTTAAAGGACAGAAAGCTCTCTATCATTTCAAGGTATTTTAGGGTTAGGTTGTCCTTCAAAAGTAGCTATCGTGTATCATTTCCATATTTTGGCCTTTGCTGCCTAACTAATCCAATTTTCTTTAATCAATCCTAGTTAGCTTTGTGCAACTAATTAGTGATTAAAGCACGCTCaacattaaaaagaaaaataataataaagtacACTCAACGTATGAgcaacatatacatacatacatacatacgtaATTACTAGTAATTTGGTAAAGGGTTTTCATTGATGAAGGGGTCAGCCTAATTGTATGATCCTCACAAGTCCTCCAAGTTAAAGCAATATTATTCAGAAGAGGTCAATATAATTCACCCTTTAAAATGTGTTTCCAAAGTAAGAGAAGTTCAAAATAATTCTGGAACGTTGCTAATTCTTTAGGAATATAAATGTTTACTGTCTTGTTTCATGTATGGACTCTCATAGTCAGATACTTGCTCAAAATTCCAAGTCCCTTTGGAGCTTTTGAAAAATCAAGTCAAGAACAAGAATGTGCTCTTGTTTTTCAGAAGGGGTAAATTTAGAGATCAGGATTCAAGAACGAAGGATAATATGCAGGGTAACAGCAACAAAAGTTGCAGTTTTCCGTTCTCGGATGAAGAAATGATACACATTAGGCTAGTTGAAGAAATGACACAATTATATGGTAAAGAGCTCAATCTATTTCACTTGTAATAGATTAATTAATGCTTAATTTCCTCAACCCTACTCACAACTCTTCATGCAAGAGCTGAGGAAtctgctgaaaaaaaaaaaactaaggcAAATTAGCTTGTATGTGTTTGCCCTTGATCCACCAAGACAAAAACAGTGGCTTGTACTGGGACATCCGATTCAATCAAAACATTGTTTTTAGATACATTTCTGAGAGCATGGTTAGGGAAGGAGCTGCCGCTTGTGCTCAAGGTATACTGTACATAGTTGACAAAATCAGGAAACAGAAGAATTGGGTTGAAATCCACAGTCCAAGAAGTGCCACTTCCTTGCACAGCCCTTCTTGCTACTGTTGCCTTAAGGTTCATCCCCTCCACATTATTCCGGTCAACAACAACATGATGAATTTGTTTAAAAGGGCCATTCTTTTGATCCAATTGAACAATGTCAATCCCCTTACCGGAGCCAGCAAACATGTTGTCCACAATGTTCACTCCTTTTACTAATCCATTTATCGATTTCAGGAGAACGAACGCATCACCAAGAAAGAAGCAATTCACGACATCCAGTTGAACAGGGTCCTCTGCTACAATCCCTGTGAAATCAAAGTAAGAATGCACGATCCTGATTTGTGTTAAACCTGGCAATTTTAGGTAAATTCCGGTGCCACCAAAGCCGGTGGCCTTATTATAGCAATGTACCCCAGAGATTGTGTTGGCTTGGCCTGAAATCATAATTCCAGTTGCAGCAGAAAAGATTACCACATCTGTGACAGCATTGTCATTTCCCATCAGGGCAATTCCTGTGCCTGAGAAATCTCTTTCCTTAGGATCACCACCAGCAGTAATGCGTTGCCCAAGATAGCAATTCCTGATATAGGTTTCATGACCATCTTGTACTAAAATACCATATGTGGTGAAATGTGTTATGTAGCAATTGTCAATGCTTGTCCTAAGTGAGTTCACAACTTGAATGCCTCCACCCCGGAAGCTAGAATCCAGCAATAGATCTCTCAGAGTTACAAATTCATGGTTGAATGCACCATTTTTGTTGGTTGCTGATAATTCAATCAAATATCTGTCACCTGGGAAAGTATCTGATGCCTTCAATGTTCCTCCATGTATCTGTCTCAAACAACGATGTCAAATTTAATACCTAGTCAGCGGAAACACGGACACATGTCCAAACGTGTGACATATTAGTTACTGGCTGAGAAAGTAGTTGCAGCAAATGCATTGATTCAACTTTCAAGGGTtgttgaaaatattaaaaaatctTAGAAAAGAACAATGTTAATGGAATGACTTCATGGTTTTAAAGCTGGCATGCGGATTCTTTGATTTGGTAAAAGCATTTACCCAATCTAACTGATCTATCTAGCCCTTAACTACTCTTGCATAAAAACAGAAAATCCACAGAAGGGGCCAAACCTGAATCCACTATTGTTTACTCATTTTGTTGTCATCCATAAAAAATCAGACACCTGGTATGTCTCGGTCATATCTAAACAGAAACAATAGTGGGATTTTATTACTTGGAATTGTTGCTTGGGAACAAGACAGCAAGAAAGttcattttccattttgatAGTGCCAAAGGAACACAATTTTGCAAAATCCAAGAAGAATGATTCCAAGACTGATTCTTCAATCATCTTTCAATTTTGCATAATTGAATTAGTACTATTACTTTAACATACTTCAAAAATCTTAGACTGGAGCACCTTGAATTATGCTATCATATATTAAGTGGACCACCAAGTCCATGGGTTCCCCTGCTTGGTTGTACATTTCTCATTAGCCAATTGAAATTCAACCAAGTATTTCACTTTTTTCTCATCTGCAGCACTCTaaatttgtgtgtgtgtgtgtgtgtgttatatttaaagaaaaaaattgccGCAAATTTAGGGCGATTTACattggcatgtcaattttcctTCACAATGGGATTGCAAATCTTGAATTCTAATGTATGAATTACTACTTCATACTAAGATTTTTCAAAGTCATCGGTTCGGTAGCATTGGACTTCCGCCGGCGGAAAAAATTACCAAGAACAGGACGAAGACTGAATTAAACAAGGTACAAAAAGAAGCACTTGCATACCACGAGATTACCCCGGCCGGCCAACAGCTGTAGAGGGCGGCTAATCAAGTAATTCCCGCCTTCAAGGCTAATCTGTGCACCACCAAGATTAACAATCCCGGTAATCAAGAACCCATTACTTGGACCTTGAAGTGCATCAGATATTGCTCTCAGAATTGCATCTGTACTGTCTGTTTTTCCTGTTGGGTCTGCCCCATATGATGTAACATTGTATACATTTGGCCTCGGCGTAACCTACAAAAGTAAGAAAGATacaaaaaatgcaacaaaattTATGATCAAGAAAGCCATGTTCAgataaaatcaagaaaccaATTTAAAGAAAATGCCAAAGATTTTAATAGAAATAATACTCACTAGAGGGGCTGGAGCTGATATATATGGTGCCGGTGCTGGTGCTGGTGAAGGAGAAGATATTAATGAATCACGCTGCAAGAAAGAAGCCTTGAAACCTTGCATTTGCCGCATTTGATCGAGGTAATTTTGTTCCAAGAATCGAGTTTCTATTGGGAAAGTGTTTTTTCCATGCAAATGAGGATCGATACTAAGAACCAAACAAGCCAAACTCATTGTGAGAAACAAGGCCAGGGCTCTTCTTGAAGTTTCCATTTCTCTGTTCCCAAGTCGATTCTCGGAGCTGTGATCATATGAAAGAAAGCAGCTGGTTCTGAACTCAACTTTATCAGGGGAATTAAAAAGGGGTGCCAGAGAAAATACCAAATTGAAAGTTTATAAGAAAATGGTTCATACAAATTACACCAGAGGAGAGCAGAGGGAACAGGAAAGAAAGGAGGTGGGGGGGTTTGGCTTTTTGATGCTTGCTTTGCTATTTATACTTGTTTGAATTGGGAGGTAGGATAGGCATTGGGCCAATGGCTTGGAAAACTATAGGAAGTTTTGAATTCCTTATTCTTCTTTGTCGTTAACTCAAAGTGCCCTGACAGAAAAGTAAGCAGTCACCAACTTCTTACTTTAGGCATCATAGAATATAGCTAACTAGTTTGACATTAGTGTAAAAGGTATTTTTGCTAGCCAAGACtgcaaagagaaaaaggaattcttttccaaaaaaatgaaaaagagagagagagagaggaattAGTATATCAATTCAGGCAAAAGAAAGTTGCTATCTTTTCGTTGGATTCATTCATGTAAAGTACTCTTATTTGATTGGTTGATGGGACTTATTTGATTGGTTGATGGGACTTAGTTGATGTGAAGTAATAGAAGGAATTCGTCATGTTtaagttttctttttcctactGTGTTGATTGGGGTTGGACAACTTGTGCTCAATGGTTGGATGCTTTGTCCCAGATTTGGAGTTCAATTTCAGAATACTATACATATAGGAGGCGTCTGGTTTGTATTTTGGAGTCACCATTTTGGGCATGCTATAACATATAACAGTTCTAGGAGCCAACAGCCCAAGTCACCATTTTGGTAACCAAGTCTTGGGAAGCCCTTGACTTCCCGCCAAATTTGCCACTTAATTATGGTTGCTACCTTGGGTGGCTTTTTTCAACGGAGATTTCCGTTCGTTTCTTCTTCTCTTAGATTAAGTTAGAGTAGattatataattattattgttatgaaaaaaaaaataacatataacTGTTCCATTTTGGGCATACTATATCAGATGACCTACCATAAACCAAgactttattcttttttttttcttaagggTTTTTCTAAATAAGGCATCCGTTAACACATCTACATTTCACTCAACCtatcatatatatacacacaca contains:
- the LOC113710346 gene encoding polygalacturonase QRT3 produces the protein METSRRALALFLTMSLACLVLSIDPHLHGKNTFPIETRFLEQNYLDQMRQMQGFKASFLQRDSLISSPSPAPAPAPYISAPAPLVTPRPNVYNVTSYGADPTGKTDSTDAILRAISDALQGPSNGFLITGIVNLGGAQISLEGGNYLISRPLQLLAGRGNLVIHGGTLKASDTFPGDRYLIELSATNKNGAFNHEFVTLRDLLLDSSFRGGGIQVVNSLRTSIDNCYITHFTTYGILVQDGHETYIRNCYLGQRITAGGDPKERDFSGTGIALMGNDNAVTDVVIFSAATGIMISGQANTISGVHCYNKATGFGGTGIYLKLPGLTQIRIVHSYFDFTGIVAEDPVQLDVVNCFFLGDAFVLLKSINGLVKGVNIVDNMFAGSGKGIDIVQLDQKNGPFKQIHHVVVDRNNVEGMNLKATVARRAVQGSGTSWTVDFNPILLFPDFVNYVQYTLSTSGSSFPNHALRNVSKNNVLIESDVPVQATVFVLVDQGQTHTS